The following are encoded in a window of Ricinus communis isolate WT05 ecotype wild-type chromosome 4, ASM1957865v1, whole genome shotgun sequence genomic DNA:
- the LOC8260400 gene encoding lysine histidine transporter-like 6, translated as MVSTSPSKEHQSIEKWTEGDPSRRAKWWYSTFHTVTAMIGAGVLSLPYAMAYLGWGPGTMVLALSWCLTLNTMWQMIQLHECVPGTRFDRYLDLGRHAFGPKLGPWIVLPQQLIVQVGCDIVYMVTGGKCLKKFMEMTCATCTPIRQSYWILIFGGIHFFLSQLPNFNSVAGVSLAAAVMSLSYSTIAWVGSLAHGRVDNVSYAYKETSGADHMFRVFNALGQISFAFAGHAVVLEIQATIPSTPEKPSKVPMWKGALGAYFINAICYFPVALIGYWAFGQDVDDNVLMALKKPAWLIASANLMVVVHVIGSYQVYAMPVFAMLENMMMKRLNFPPGLALRLLVRSAYVAFTLFVGVTFPFFGDLLGFFGGFGFAPTSYFLPSIMWLIIKKPKRFSAKWFINWASILVGVFIMIASTIGGFRNIVTDASTYRFYT; from the exons ATGGTGTCAACTTCTCCTTCTAAG GAACATCAGTCCATAGAGAAATGGACGGAAGGCGATCCCTCTCGCCGAGCCAAATGGTGGTACTCAACCTTCCATACCGTCACAGCCATGATAGGTGCAGGTGTTCTCAGTCTGCCTTATGCTATGGCTTACTTAGGCTG GGGTCCAGGGACAATGGTTCTAGCATTATCATGGTGCTTGACCTTAAACACAATGTGGCAAATGATACAACTCCATGAATGTGTTCCTGGGACTCGTTTTGATCGATATCTAGACCTTGGTAGACATGCTTTTGGCCCAAAACTAGGGCCATGGATTGTTCTACCTCAGCAATTGATCGTTCAAGTTGGTTGTGATATCGTGTACATGGTCACTGGGGGGAAGTGTCTGAAGAAATTCATGGAGATGACTTGCGCTACTTGCACACCGATCAGGCAGTCTTACTGGATATTGATATTTGGTGGAATTCATTTCTTCTTGTCTCAGCTTCCTAATTTCAATTCTGTAGCTGGTGTTTCTTTAGCAGCAGCAGTCATGTCCCTCAG TTATTCAACTATAGCATGGGTAGGTAGCTTGGCACATGGTCGGGTCGATAATGTGAGCTATGCATACAAGGAAACCAGTGGAGCAGACCACATGTTTCGGGTGTTCAATGCACTGGGGCAAATATCATTTGCATTTGCAGGGCATGCAGTCGTGCTAGAAATCCAAGCTACAATTCCATCAACTCCTGAAAAGCCTTCAAAAGTACCAATGTGGAAAGGTGCATTAGGTGCTTATTTCATCAATGCGATTTGCTATTTCCCTGTAGCTCTTATAGGTTACTGGGCATTTGGACAAGATGTTGACGATAATGTGCTTATGGCACTTAAGAAACCTGCATGGCTCATTGCCTCTGCTAATCTAATGGTGGTAGTTCATGTCATAGGCAGCTACCAG GTCTATGCGATGCCTGTTTTTGCAATGCTAGAGAATATGATGATGAAACGATTGAACTTCCCACCAGGACTTGCACTTAGACTTTTAGTTCGATCTGCTTATGTTG CATTTACACTGTTCGTTGGAGTCACCTTCCCATTTTTTGGGGACCTTCTTGGCTTCTTTGGTGGATTTGGTTTTGCTCCCACTTCATATTTT CTACCTAGCATAATGTGGCTGATAATCAAGAAACCTAAGAGATTCAGCGCCAAATGGTTTATCAACTGG GCTTCAATATTAGTTGGAGTGTTCATTATGATAGCATCTACAATTGGTGGGTTCCGGAATATAGTCACCGATGCCTCCACATATAGGTTCtatacataa